In Panicum virgatum strain AP13 chromosome 5K, P.virgatum_v5, whole genome shotgun sequence, the genomic window ATTTATTGCAGTAGCGATTGTGTGCCACGAGGgcacatggtcatatagtggaaaggaggagatagcttgatcttgtggtcacgataagcttcctcaacggagactatgATTCACGCATGGTGAAcgtggtgaatctgaacttcggtgaAACAAATTGCTGTGTCTCCATTGCATCATTTTCATTTGGTTTATTTGTGATTCTACTTCGATTTATTTGGTTGTGTTGTTTTTGTGTGTGCAGGATCGTGAAATGCATTTGTTATCACTCACAGAAGCTTAACCCACATTGTAATTGTGCTAGAATTCGAGAAGGGGGAAGTAACTCTGTTTTTGTGCAGGTTCtgcgtaggaccggtctgaccaatcTCCcgaaccggtctgatcggttggtAAGTTTGTTGTCAAATTTAAgtgctggaccggtctgatcggtctgccATGTTTAAGTGAACAGATAGTCTATTTCAAATTGTGTATTTGCGGAATTTGTTTAAACACCTATTGAACCCCTCTCTAGGCGACTTCTCTAGGCGACTTCTCGCGATTAAGGTCCTTTCAATAATCTTCACAGGCCAAAGAGGAGCGATCGGAGCTTTCTACTGAGAGGCTAAACAATTACCATGGAGCTTGCCATTGCCGCTGCCGGCAGTAGCTTTGTCGTCGCCGGCTTGAGGTGCAGGATGACAGGTTCTGCTTCTGTCGCATGGCGAGTGACCTCCACTGCCAGGCTTTGCAGGAGGACGATGGCATCCAGGCGTGCTGCCAGGCTGATGGTATCACAGACATCATTTTCTTCAATCGAAACCCTGCTCTTTACCTATATACACTTACTCGAAGTCACTTGTTCTCCTCATCTGTCTGGATTGGAAGATGCAGAGGCtgattttctctctctttcccctggAGGTATCTGCAGCAGGTTGCAACACATGCAAAGGAAAGGGTGCAGTAGAATGCCCAGGGTGCAAGGTACTCCTACATATCATGGTTTTGCTGCCGTTGATTTTCCTTTTGACGTCTCAGACATTGCAAAAACGGAATTGGTTGATGTGATGCAGGGGACCGGCAAGAACTTTCGTCTCTGTTCGACCAGTCGGTCTCACAGTCAGGTAGGCTTATACCATTACGCTCACGAGCAGAATCAACGCTTGAACCTACCTTCGCACACCTCCGTTACTCTTTAGGAGGCATCCGCCCCAGATAAACTACCCACCTTGCAGtgtccccccccccacccccacccccaaatGATCGGTGCGGCAGTTAGGCATCCTGAGACGAAAGAGTGGTCTTTCGGGGTTGGTCGTTGTGTGTCACCACCTCCCACCTATCCTACACATTCGATCAAGGGTGTCACTGCGAAGCTATAGTCAAGGTGCACGGGGTCTTATCGTCTAGCCGTTAGTACTCCGCATCTTCACGGAGAATTCAATTTCAACGGGTCCATGTTGGAGACAGCGGGGCAGTCGTTATACCATTCGTGCAGGTCGCTACTTATGCAACAAGGAATTTTGCTACCTTAGGACAGTTAGAGTTATTGCCGCCGTTTACCGGGGCTTCCATTCAAAGCTTATCACACTTCTCCTTCCGACCTTCAGTACTGGGCAGGTGTCAGACTCTATACATCATGTTACCACTTAGCAGAGTCTTGTGTTTTTAATAAATAGACGCTACCCCTTGGTATGTGCTGCTTTCCTAATCAAAAGATAGGAGAGCACCCCTTCTCCCGAAGTTACGGGGTCATTTTGCCGAGTTCCTTTGACATGGTTCTCTCGACGCGTCCTAGTATACTCTACTTGTTCACCTGTGTCGGTATGGGGTACGGTCAGTCATCGGGAGGATCGCCTTCCCAATTCGCAGTTTTTTCCTGGAAGTTTCAACCGTCGTTGACTATGACAACAGTCGCGACCGACTATTAAGATCCTCGCGACTATGGCAGGGCGATACGCTCTGCTCTCTCGCGACCTCTACTCTAATCAAAAGACTAAAGGCCCCTACAGAAGATGAAAAAGGCGAGGACTGAAATGAGAAAGGAAGGAGTTCGGCAAGACGACTTCGGTTCACACGTGAAAGTGCTTCGAAAGGTGTCAGTAAGTgcgcggagccggagccggcatGTTCTCCCGCTGGGCCGAGTGTTCGCCCACTTCAGAGTCTTCTTAGAGAGTCGATCCGTGTCCGCCCTAGCAAGAAAATGGCTGCGCGTTATTGTACTAACGTGCGACGGAGCAAGAAAACGTATGTGCGTGTATGGAAGCGCAACGGCTTCCGCGCTCATCCCTTGCTTCAAAACTAAAGGTTTTAGCCCTCCCGTTTGCTGGTCGACAAAGACGAGAGCTTCGCCTTTGGAAGCGCCAATAGCGTAGGGCGACCGGGCCAGCCGAGCCCTTCTGAATTAGTTGACGGCTTTGATGACTTGACGGTGAATATTCATCTTTATTTTGAGCAAGAAGAATGGCAACATTTTCGAGAATTGGAAGTAGGTCCCGACCATTATGCATTCTGCATTTCTACTGCATATATCTCTTGTTTATCTTGTTGGGGTTCATGTGTGTTTATCCTCTTGTTTCTTCAGGTGCTTCGACTGCCAAGGATTTGGGCTCAAGTGCTGCCCCAGCTGTGGCAAAGGAGGCCTCACACCCgagcagagaggggagagatgaTACAAGTGCCAGCAGGCATCCATGCGTTCAGATTCAGCCTTGCACATTCAGACAGTGAATACTCTACCCTGCTGTCACTTAACTACAATCTGGCCAAGTCTATAATCGTTATCAACTACTAGTAGTAGCTGTGTCATTCATAGCCAGATCGGATGAGGATGAGCAAATACAAAATCAGCTTGGTTAAACTGTTTACTGTAAGCTGTAAGCCGCTTGGCATATATTGCAAACCCGCTTGCAGTACAGTATATATGGGTTGCAGTACAGATGTGCCTTCTTTTGTGAAGTGGTTGATGGATGTCATTGGCAAAGGCTTCCGGATTGACAGTTGCGAAACATTGCTCGATGATTACCAATCTGAATCTGGTTCGATTTCTTTCTCCCTGTCACTCATCTCGTCTTCTGTCACAGACGAGTTGAACAAGGAAGGTTGGACAAGCTCGTAGAAGCAAAAGTAATGAATGAAGTAATGAACTCTTCTTCAGTAGGCAAGCAAAGCATGACGATTCCACACAAATTAAACGTTAACTAGCTACTACTATTCTTTCAAAGTCATTATATGAATTATAGTACCATATTATCAACATATCAAATTCATGTGACAACGAAAATTGTTACATGCACTACCAACTCAAACAAAAGGGTTTAGTGCTGCTCGCTGTCATACCACACCATGACATACTCTGGTTGGTGGTATAACAACAGCAGATTGTAGATACATCACTGACAGCAACGCAAATGCGGGCAGGAGCCAGGTACAGTAGTAGCTGAAGAGAGCACTGCTACTCTGGTGCCCAGACAAGGCCCACCCCCACCATGAGCATAGGGCTCTATTGGCTCAGCAATTTGGAGTCGCAGGCCACAATTTTCACCTTGCCCACCTGCTcgggcggtttttttatttctatattttttatttctgatttttacaaaaatatattttcgatatggaaatttacagaaatataccccggccgcccagctgccgggcggcaggggcttatccGCAAAAAAAATACGAAAAATAATTGTAGACAGGTCTCtgggaccggtcgcccggcaggggcggccggccccccctgccgcccggcaggggcggccggcccccctgccgcccggcagcagggcggccggcctcccaccctatatataaaGGTGTTGGCTGCCCCTCACCTGCCATTTGGcttactaaaaatccagaaaaaaagaaaagagagggaggggtgagggagaggcaaagcggcgaagccctgtcggattttcaagccggcgacttttggtaactaaaattttctacattttataaatagattatgttgtaattattttttaacagtagattagcaatcagttcaattattgttaggagtgattagtggtacatttaggtgcagttacttatagtgattagcgttgatataatacatttagtgttagatttagtattagaaaatactagaaaattgttagacaagtattagaaaatcaaaaaatgcaagataatattagaaaattatagaaaatgttagaaaattgtagaaaattatagaaaatgttagaaaaattttagaaaaggttagaaaatagtttagcaatcagtttaattattattaggagttattagtggtacatttaggtgtagttactgataatgattagtgttgatatagtatattagcaatctgattgctcacttgtgattgccagggctcaacaccatggcatccttaggatccacctacattccatggaataaggtgacggaaacagtcctccaaggagtccaggtgcctatgtgtttttgcggatccttgtgcaaactaatgaaatcaagggttttgggggacgactttggcaagagattcttcatgtgcgagaattacgagtacgacccgcccaagcattacggcaaggaccgagcaaaggtactacaaaacactatcagagtttgtcactttcagatctagtaatgacttctaacatgatttggggaaagactccaccgcctctatgtgatttcgtgcagtggttagacaccgagcaatctcagcaggataaggaccacgtggagcgtcaagcaaggtgggctgcacaaaggtgacaacgaatgctgcatgaagaacagatggaggagaagcgcaagaaaaaccaggaagagatttagaagaggattgcagaagtggaacgtcagaaggcagaagaacgtgaagctgatagggagaggaagcgagagagggcccgccgtgctaaggaagcagggtctgaagctattaggaagggaaaatatccccggtgcactcagtaaagcatcaccatgtaatcccggcattttacatttcctaaggcatgttaggtttactcacaacacgaggttatcgtgttgcacataccatgcttttcattgttcaagtatctagtagtacgaacgccttaggcctctgctttgtaatcgtaccattgtttacaaaactgtatgCCTTTCTCCTTTACGGATGCTCTTATCTTGACTTTCTTCTCTGCAATCCCATCTGGTCAACCAGTAACAGACCATCAAGCAAAACACAGAACAATTCAAATAAAACTTTCAAAACCCAAGCGAGCAATATAATTGaaccaacctacacatttagaactaCAGCCAAGAAATGTTACTACACAAATGCCTTCGTAATATTATatgctacaatctggtgcaaatacatatccatacataatgAAATGTAATTATGATATACAggtcggaatacatatccatacatctggttcaaatacatatgcacacataacgaaatctagatgcgacgggctccaaaatccggaggcaatccatcgttgggatttccagaaggtccaacctcagcaccagcattatcttcttgtattttagggcacttcttgtaagtgtgaccatctgctccacacaggttgcatctttttttcttctttcctgcctcagactcatccattccgttacggatacgaagtgtccgccgtcgacctacccctctcctagcatctagattgggaatgtacattggagagatatttagtgtagtgaatgatcccagactgcctatgccatatatctcatggccctAAGTGTGCACTGCAGTTTCTTTTTTGtaatattgtgaaacaaaaaccccaggatccaacccagattctgaacatgccgcaatgacatgggagcatggtaagtgaagaagctgtggcttcttgcatctgcaaaaaaccttgccttccggcgttatcaagcaatcctgaacgaccctttgtctgcagacaccctgccctgtccttgcatgaaacctcaaacctttgatcatttgtgcccatggagaccactctatgatattgagccttttcaatcttttctttcatgtagttagtgacCCTATTACAAAAAATCACACCTGGATTATTAAGTAAGACAGCAGCTGCCTGAtaccgctctctgaagtaccttgtgcatccgtatatgatgaattcaactatgccaacaagaggaaatccacgaacatgacgcattaccatattgtaacactctgcgtggttggttgtctcgatcccatatcgacgaccaccagtgtcgtatagaagtgaccacttctccttaggtgcatccttaatccactgtgtgaaacgtctccggctggaggttgaggcctgttcctttagcagctcggcgcacatgttatctagcacctgccacaatgcatcaaacttccgctgctgattctgagtgcacaatctcttgaacaaattcataagttccttattcttgaagcgctcataaaagtttgcacccatatgccttatgcaccacctactcacaacatctggccatagaggaggctgtcctcgacttccttcatgtagttgccttattgctgctagaagaccagcatgtctgtcactgatgaggcaaacatcaggccttccagcaacaacgtgaatcttcacacgttcatggaaccagtaccagctctctgtgttctcattctcaacaaaagcaaaggcgatgagaaccacctgcttgttgcaatcgactccaatcgctgtcagtattgtccccttatatcttcctgtcaagaatgtgccgtcaatacatagaacaggaagacaatacataaatgccctcacacatgcaccaaggcagaagaaagcacgaagcagaaacccaggtcccccatctaaactcggtacaatgtaggtatcagccgcgcttccaggatttctctgcacaattgctgacagcatgtgaggcaagttatcatatgatgcctcatatgtgccaaatctcatcacaaacaccttttgttttgcccgccaagcctttgcatagctgattttgtattgaaacaatcgtcgatgtccctaattatcaattttggctcataatcaattttgtccagaatcaccccatacatcttcttggcaacgaaagtggatgtgatgttacggtgagtttgagcaacagcagttaatctacatgtatgtggtgtaacaattgaacactcctagtgtgtcttgtacttgctcttgtaggcatgtactcgccatgtacaatcgccattgacacacttcacctcatattctttgctgctagacttcacaactctgaattctttcctcaacgatatagcccaaagcttcacagcatctttcatagcttcaatgctaggatactttgacccctgcacaacctcattctctctgtattcgtactcattactcctaatatcctgtatcactggatttccaaaacccttgcctctccattcacctagcaacgggtagtcctcattgtctgatgagtccccacattcttccatcattcgagcctcttggtcttcattctgtacagcttccacaattccaggtatccgctcaccctcatcagctaaaccttgcggctcaggttgaatgacatgcacgttctgatcttctttttctcctacctgatcagctataccttgcagctcaggttctgtgacatgcatgttctgatcttcattttct contains:
- the LOC120709586 gene encoding protein PHOTOSYSTEM I ASSEMBLY 2, chloroplastic-like → MELAIAAAGSSFVVAGLRCRMTGSASVAWRVTSTARLCRRTMASRRAARLMVSAAGCNTCKGKGAVECPGCKGTGKNKKNGNIFENWKCFDCQGFGLKCCPSCGKGGLTPEQRGER